From endosymbiont of Galathealinum brachiosum, one genomic window encodes:
- a CDS encoding pilus (MSHA type) biogenesis protein MshL → MNFYRTKQPKQALTATFITPIAILGLALTLISCGPTRPPEPSKGHLDKVEEKQANIPATVAQTTLLPVPEARPQLETYTVVVSEVSVKDLLFSMARDAQINLDIHDDIEGTVTLNAIDQTLQQILERISQQSDIRYQIEDNTLRVRADKPFLQSYTVDYVNISRVSKGIIRVATNIGSTGSGNIGETDGGSSSSGNDNENNSSLTEVLLTSDNKFWESLTHNIIEILYDSEKENSETQTQTNTGETEQRDSSNDVIVNREAGLIMVRATYRQHKIIQSFIDTILNTSKRQVMIEATIAEIKLSDHYQAGVDWTVVAEDASSGVNVLTNLAGSNLAQPPFSQLTLNDTIGGNQVTMTLKALEQFGDVQVLSSPKVMAINNQPAILKVVDNVVYFEMNVDTSLSDTQSLTTFETEIKTVPVGFVMSVTPFINDHEEVTLNIRPTISRVIDSVEDPNPAFKDAGVISEVPIIQIREIESILTINSGDTAVIGGLMQDTVNDKDSGVPVLSSIPIIGSLFRYDDDFREKSELIIFIRPVVIHHASLTGDLSEYQKFLPEPLHAPKESPDEEDTTAKEPAE, encoded by the coding sequence ATGAATTTTTACCGAACCAAACAACCCAAACAGGCACTTACAGCGACTTTTATCACCCCTATCGCGATATTGGGCCTTGCTCTGACACTTATTTCCTGTGGCCCAACTCGCCCACCAGAACCCTCTAAAGGCCACCTGGATAAAGTTGAAGAAAAACAGGCCAATATTCCAGCAACCGTGGCTCAAACCACATTATTACCCGTTCCAGAGGCCAGGCCCCAGTTAGAAACTTATACAGTGGTCGTTAGTGAAGTTTCAGTAAAAGACCTTCTGTTTTCCATGGCCCGCGATGCTCAGATCAATCTGGATATACATGACGATATAGAGGGCACCGTAACTCTGAATGCCATCGACCAGACCCTGCAACAAATACTCGAACGTATTTCGCAACAGTCGGATATTCGTTATCAGATAGAAGATAATACCTTACGCGTGCGCGCAGATAAGCCGTTTTTACAAAGTTACACTGTCGATTATGTGAATATCTCCCGTGTATCAAAAGGCATTATTCGGGTTGCCACCAATATTGGTTCAACCGGCAGTGGAAATATTGGCGAGACAGATGGTGGCAGCAGTTCCAGCGGTAATGATAACGAGAACAACAGTTCTCTTACCGAAGTGCTTTTAACATCAGATAACAAATTCTGGGAAAGCCTGACTCACAATATAATCGAAATTCTGTACGATTCTGAGAAAGAAAATTCTGAAACTCAAACTCAGACAAATACAGGTGAAACAGAACAACGAGATAGCAGTAATGATGTAATTGTTAATCGCGAAGCCGGTTTGATTATGGTCAGAGCAACTTATCGTCAGCATAAAATAATCCAGAGCTTTATCGATACCATACTTAATACATCTAAACGCCAGGTTATGATTGAAGCAACGATTGCTGAAATAAAACTCAGCGATCACTATCAGGCCGGTGTCGACTGGACAGTGGTTGCAGAAGATGCCAGCTCAGGTGTTAACGTGTTAACTAACTTAGCAGGCAGTAATCTGGCACAACCCCCTTTCTCACAATTAACATTAAATGACACTATTGGTGGTAATCAGGTCACCATGACTTTAAAAGCACTGGAACAGTTTGGTGATGTGCAGGTTTTATCCAGCCCTAAAGTAATGGCCATAAATAACCAGCCTGCCATTTTAAAAGTTGTTGATAATGTTGTTTATTTTGAAATGAATGTAGATACTTCTCTTTCAGATACACAGTCACTCACCACATTTGAAACAGAAATAAAAACCGTTCCTGTCGGTTTCGTTATGTCGGTTACCCCTTTTATTAATGATCATGAAGAAGTGACATTAAATATTCGCCCCACTATTTCACGTGTTATTGATTCTGTTGAAGACCCGAATCCGGCCTTTAAAGACGCAGGGGTTATCTCTGAAGTCCCAATCATTCAAATACGGGAAATTGAATCTATTTTAACAATTAACAGTGGTGATACGGCCGTTATTGGTGGCTTAATGCAGGACACGGTTAACGACAAGGATTCGGGCGTGCCCGTGCTTTCATCTATCCCTATTATCGGGTCTTTATTTAGATACGATGATGATTTTCGAGAAAAATCAGAGTTAATTATTTTTATACGTCCGGTTGTTATTCATCACGCGAGTTTAACGGGTGACTTATCTGAATATCAGAAGTTTCTACCTGAGCCATTACACGCACCCAAAGAATCTCCTGATGAAGAAGACACGACAGCAAAAGAGCCTGCCGAGTAA